One stretch of Lysobacter sp. KIS68-7 DNA includes these proteins:
- the htpX gene encoding protease HtpX, whose product MFTRIALLIATNFAVLMLLGVVMSVLGLNPQSFAGLLVMATIFGFGGSIISLLMSKWIAKRATGAHVIDQPRNETERWLLATVQRQAQAAGIGMPEVAIYDAPEINAFATGANRNSALVAVSTGLLRAMDRDEAEAVLGHEVSHVANGDMVTMALLQGVLNTFVIVLARVVGRIIDGYIGGGRNEGPGFGYFIIVFVLQMVFGLFASMIAMWFSRHREFRADAGGATLAGRDKMVAALQRLSMTYGENTLPKQVAAFGISGSVGSGLRRLTMSHPPLEERIEALRNWKPDSSSVRQGVVT is encoded by the coding sequence ATGTTCACGCGCATCGCTTTGCTCATCGCCACCAACTTCGCGGTGCTCATGCTGCTGGGCGTGGTGATGTCCGTGCTGGGCCTCAATCCGCAGTCCTTCGCCGGCCTGCTGGTGATGGCCACCATCTTCGGCTTCGGCGGCTCGATCATCTCGCTGCTGATGTCCAAGTGGATCGCCAAGCGCGCCACGGGCGCCCACGTGATCGACCAGCCGCGCAACGAGACCGAACGCTGGCTGCTGGCCACCGTGCAGCGCCAGGCGCAGGCCGCCGGCATCGGCATGCCGGAAGTCGCCATCTACGACGCGCCGGAAATCAACGCCTTCGCCACTGGCGCCAACCGCAACAGCGCGCTGGTCGCCGTCTCCACCGGCCTGCTGCGCGCGATGGACCGCGACGAAGCCGAAGCCGTGCTCGGCCACGAAGTGAGCCACGTCGCCAACGGCGACATGGTGACCATGGCCCTGCTGCAGGGCGTGCTCAACACCTTCGTGATCGTGCTCGCGCGCGTGGTCGGCCGCATCATCGACGGCTACATCGGCGGCGGCCGCAACGAAGGCCCGGGCTTCGGGTACTTCATCATCGTGTTCGTGCTCCAGATGGTCTTCGGCCTGTTCGCGAGCATGATCGCGATGTGGTTCTCGCGTCACCGCGAGTTCCGCGCCGACGCCGGCGGCGCCACGCTGGCCGGCCGCGACAAGATGGTCGCCGCCCTGCAGCGCCTGTCGATGACCTACGGCGAGAACACGCTGCCCAAGCAGGTGGCCGCGTTCGGGATCAGCGGCAGCGTCGGCAGCGGGCTCAGGCGCCTGACGATGAGCCACCCGCCGCTGGAAGAACGCATCGAAGCGCTGCGCAACTGGAAGCCGGATTCGAGCTCGGTGCGACAGGGCGTGGTGACCTGA
- the efp gene encoding elongation factor P, whose translation MATLGMNDVKTGQKILVNNDPCIITDTEYVKPGKGQAFTRVKYRSIKSGRVVEMTMKATDNVEQADVVDTDMQFLYADGEYWHFMNPESFEQVQADKAGMGGADKWLKGEEECVVTLWNGTPIMVQPPNFVELKIVETDPGVRGDTSGGGGKPATLETGAVVRVPLFVGQEETIKVDTRSGEYVSRVK comes from the coding sequence GTGGCCACGCTAGGCATGAACGACGTCAAGACCGGGCAGAAGATCCTGGTCAACAACGACCCTTGCATCATCACCGACACCGAATACGTCAAGCCGGGCAAGGGCCAGGCGTTCACCCGCGTGAAGTACCGCAGCATCAAGTCCGGCCGCGTCGTCGAAATGACGATGAAGGCCACCGACAACGTGGAACAGGCCGATGTCGTCGACACCGACATGCAGTTCCTCTACGCCGACGGCGAGTACTGGCACTTCATGAATCCGGAGTCCTTCGAGCAGGTGCAGGCCGACAAGGCCGGCATGGGCGGCGCCGACAAGTGGCTGAAGGGCGAGGAAGAGTGCGTGGTCACGCTGTGGAACGGCACGCCGATCATGGTGCAGCCGCCGAACTTCGTCGAACTGAAGATCGTCGAGACCGATCCGGGCGTCCGCGGCGACACCTCGGGCGGCGGCGGCAAGCCCGCTACCCTGGAGACCGGCGCGGTCGTGCGCGTGCCGCTGTTCGTCGGCCAGGAAGAAACGATCAAGGTCGACACGCGTTCGGGCGAATACGTCAGCCGCGTGAAGTAA
- the phbB gene encoding acetoacetyl-CoA reductase: MSKRVAVVTGGIGGLGTEICKTLARAGRTVVATDLAAREDRIAEFRKDVEGLDIHFAPGNVGDFDACAALVREIEAQHGGVDILVNAAGITRDTTLRKMERTDWDAVMNINLDGVFNMCRQVVDGMTTRGFGRIVNISSVNGQTGQFGQTNYSAAKAGMHGFTMALAREVARKGVTVNSVSPGYCETAMVMKVPDEIRAKIVESVPVGRLGKPSEIARTVEFLTNDDAGFITGANVPVNGGLFMSF; the protein is encoded by the coding sequence ATGAGCAAGCGCGTGGCCGTCGTGACCGGCGGCATCGGCGGTCTCGGCACCGAGATCTGCAAGACCCTCGCCCGTGCCGGGCGCACCGTGGTGGCGACCGACCTCGCCGCCCGCGAAGACCGCATCGCGGAATTCCGCAAGGACGTCGAAGGCCTCGACATCCATTTCGCCCCCGGCAACGTCGGCGACTTCGACGCCTGCGCCGCCCTCGTGCGCGAGATCGAAGCGCAGCATGGCGGCGTCGACATCCTGGTGAACGCCGCGGGCATCACGCGCGACACCACGCTGCGCAAGATGGAGCGCACCGACTGGGATGCGGTGATGAACATCAACCTCGACGGCGTGTTCAACATGTGCCGCCAGGTCGTCGATGGCATGACGACGCGCGGTTTCGGCCGCATCGTCAACATCAGTTCGGTAAACGGGCAGACGGGGCAGTTCGGACAGACGAACTATTCGGCCGCGAAGGCGGGGATGCACGGGTTCACGATGGCGCTGGCGCGGGAAGTGGCGCGCAAGGGTGTGACGGTCAACAGTGTGTCGCCGGGTTATTGCGAGACGGCGATGGTCATGAAGGTGCCGGACGAGATCCGCGCCAAGATCGTCGAGAGTGTGCCGGTGGGTCGGTTGGGCAAGCCTTCCGAGATCGCGCGTACCGTGGAATTCCTGACGAACGATGATGCGGGCTTCATTACTGGTGCGAATGTGCCGGTGAATGGTGGTCTGTTCATGAGCTTCTAA
- the phbB gene encoding acetoacetyl-CoA reductase, with the protein MTSRVALVTGGTGGIGTAICKRLARAGHRVATNYRNEEKARAWQAQMAAEGIQVALAKGDVSSPEDAEAMVREVERQLGAVEILVNNAGITRDTTFHKMSPQQWREVICTNLDSCFNVTRPVIEAMRAQKWGRIIQISSINGQKGQYGQANYAAAKAGMHGFTISLAQENAKFGITVNTVSPGYIGTDMVMAVPEEVRNKIVAQIPTGRLGEPDEIAYAVSFFIPDEAGWITGANLSANGGQYMGW; encoded by the coding sequence ATGACCTCGAGAGTGGCGCTGGTAACAGGTGGCACGGGTGGCATCGGCACGGCGATCTGCAAGCGCCTGGCGCGCGCGGGGCATCGCGTGGCGACCAACTACCGCAACGAAGAGAAGGCGCGCGCGTGGCAGGCGCAGATGGCCGCCGAAGGCATCCAGGTCGCGCTGGCCAAGGGCGACGTCTCCTCGCCGGAAGACGCCGAAGCGATGGTGCGCGAGGTCGAACGCCAGCTCGGTGCGGTCGAGATCCTGGTCAACAACGCCGGCATCACCCGCGACACCACCTTCCACAAGATGTCGCCGCAGCAGTGGCGCGAGGTGATCTGCACCAACCTGGATTCCTGCTTCAACGTCACCCGCCCCGTCATCGAAGCCATGCGCGCGCAAAAGTGGGGCCGCATCATCCAGATCAGTTCGATCAACGGCCAGAAGGGCCAGTACGGCCAGGCGAACTATGCGGCGGCCAAGGCCGGCATGCACGGCTTCACGATCTCGCTGGCGCAGGAGAACGCGAAGTTCGGCATCACCGTGAATACGGTGTCGCCCGGCTACATCGGCACCGACATGGTGATGGCCGTGCCGGAGGAAGTGCGCAACAAGATCGTGGCGCAGATCCCCACCGGCCGCCTGGGCGAGCCGGATGAGATCGCCTATGCGGTCAGTTTCTTCATCCCCGACGAGGCGGGCTGGATCACCGGCGCCAACCTGAGCGCGAACGGTGGCCAGTACATGGGCTGGTGA
- the epmB gene encoding EF-P beta-lysylation protein EpmB: protein MIPAPQALPPPAATEPAPTSAGWQRQWREAVRDPRELLAMLDLAALGDRISDAAAAQFPLRVPRAFVARMQPGDPHDPLLRQVLPLDDEDRLVPGFSLDAVGDGPARTANGVLQKYQGRALLVATGSCAVHCRYCFRRHFDYAADTAAAGGWAGAIARIAEDPSIEEVLLSGGDPLSLATPKLAELTDALAAIPHVRRLRLHTRLPIVLPDRVDDALVDWCASLPWPVTIVLHANHAREFDTEVDAALARLRGAGAMLLNQAVLLRGVNDDVDALAALSERGHVAGVLPYYLHQLDRVQGAAHFEVDDPTALALHRALSARLSGYLVPRLVRELPGDTGKRPVA, encoded by the coding sequence ATGATACCCGCCCCACAAGCCCTCCCTCCACCCGCGGCCACCGAGCCGGCACCGACATCCGCCGGCTGGCAGCGCCAATGGCGCGAGGCCGTGCGGGATCCGCGCGAGCTGCTCGCGATGCTCGACCTGGCCGCGCTGGGCGATCGCATCTCCGATGCGGCCGCCGCCCAGTTCCCGCTGCGCGTGCCGCGCGCCTTCGTCGCGCGCATGCAGCCCGGCGACCCGCACGACCCGCTGCTGCGCCAGGTGCTGCCGCTCGACGATGAGGACCGCCTCGTCCCCGGCTTCTCCCTCGACGCCGTCGGCGACGGCCCGGCCCGCACCGCGAACGGCGTGCTGCAGAAGTACCAGGGGCGCGCCCTGCTGGTGGCCACCGGAAGCTGTGCCGTCCACTGCCGCTATTGTTTCCGCCGCCATTTCGACTACGCCGCCGACACCGCCGCGGCCGGTGGATGGGCCGGCGCGATCGCGCGCATCGCCGAAGACCCGAGCATCGAGGAAGTGCTGCTCTCCGGCGGCGACCCGCTCTCGCTCGCCACGCCGAAGCTCGCCGAACTCACCGACGCGCTCGCCGCGATTCCGCACGTGCGCCGCCTGCGCCTGCACACGCGCCTGCCGATCGTGCTGCCCGACCGCGTGGACGACGCGCTGGTCGACTGGTGCGCCTCGCTGCCCTGGCCGGTCACGATCGTGCTGCATGCCAACCACGCGCGGGAGTTCGATACCGAGGTCGATGCCGCCCTCGCCCGCCTGCGCGGGGCCGGCGCGATGCTGCTCAACCAGGCCGTCCTGCTGCGCGGGGTCAACGACGATGTCGACGCCCTGGCCGCGCTCAGCGAACGCGGGCATGTGGCCGGTGTGCTGCCTTATTACCTGCACCAGCTCGACCGGGTGCAGGGCGCGGCGCATTTCGAAGTGGACGATCCGACCGCCCTCGCCCTGCATCGTGCGCTAAGCGCACGCCTGTCCGGCTACCTCGTCCCCCGCCTGGTCCGTGAACTGCCCGGCGATACCGGAAAAAGACCCGTTGCATGA
- a CDS encoding EAL domain-containing protein, which produces MRLKQDSVLRLLIVDDSVEAAEAIVSGLRNAGIAVRVARPESENDLPGMLGAPLDLVIAARDAKQTTLAATMQAVDASGKDIPVVMVVDTVDDATLLNAQERGVRNIALRGRPPHVLGVVRTEWADLEARRAQRLLEAQVRETERRCDALIDSSREPIAYVHEGMHIRANQAYLEMFGFGSFEDIEGMSLLDLVAPGHVADFKTLLKKLSKGETPPPRYELEAIDQDNNHFPAVMEFTPAFYDGESCVQIVFRRQESDPALAREVEELRQRDQVTGLLNRATFLQTLEGAVASTAQSGASHGLLLVEPDHFVRMVQEIGLAQADDLIAALAERLRSALGEDDIAARFGEHQFAVLSRNSDHVGTVALAERLRAAFADHVFSVGARSLSATVSIGGVQIGEKIASVTQVLAKASQGVQSSVGVGGNRAEIFDPGAVDRAEEERVRAWVERIRAAVDGDGFVLHYQPVISLNGEPGETYEALLRLRGATADDLVPPQMFLPIAEEHGLLWEIDRWVVRRAIAVIAERARKNIDTTLLVKITQASLQDETLAKFIAEQLAAHKITGERLVLQLPESKVFTHLKPAQDFRASVKRLGCRVGLEQFGTGLNSFQLMQHFEPALVKIDRAFIQDLASNPDNQAKIREMSEKASAQGAKTIAEFVQDAGSMTFLFSSGVDFVQGYFLAAAGPEMDYDFQ; this is translated from the coding sequence ATGCGACTCAAACAGGACAGCGTGCTGCGCCTGCTGATCGTCGACGACAGCGTCGAGGCGGCGGAAGCCATCGTCAGCGGATTGCGCAACGCCGGCATCGCCGTGCGGGTGGCGCGCCCTGAGTCGGAAAACGACCTGCCCGGCATGCTCGGTGCACCGCTCGACCTGGTCATCGCCGCCCGCGACGCGAAGCAGACCACCCTGGCCGCGACCATGCAGGCCGTGGACGCCAGCGGCAAGGACATCCCCGTCGTCATGGTCGTCGACACCGTCGACGACGCCACGCTGCTCAACGCCCAGGAACGCGGCGTGCGCAACATCGCGCTGCGCGGGCGCCCGCCGCACGTGCTCGGCGTGGTCCGCACCGAATGGGCCGACCTGGAAGCGCGCCGCGCCCAACGCCTGCTCGAAGCGCAGGTGCGCGAAACCGAACGCCGTTGCGACGCCCTCATCGATTCCTCGCGCGAACCCATCGCCTACGTGCATGAAGGCATGCACATCCGCGCGAACCAGGCTTACCTGGAAATGTTCGGCTTCGGGTCCTTCGAGGACATCGAAGGCATGTCGCTGCTCGACCTCGTCGCGCCCGGCCACGTCGCCGACTTCAAGACGCTGCTCAAGAAGCTCTCGAAGGGCGAAACGCCGCCGCCGCGCTACGAACTCGAAGCCATAGACCAGGACAACAACCACTTCCCGGCCGTCATGGAATTCACGCCCGCCTTCTACGACGGCGAATCCTGCGTGCAGATCGTGTTCCGCCGCCAGGAATCGGACCCGGCGCTCGCACGCGAAGTGGAAGAACTGCGCCAGCGCGACCAGGTCACCGGCCTGCTCAACCGCGCCACGTTCCTGCAGACCCTGGAAGGCGCGGTCGCCAGCACCGCACAGAGCGGCGCGAGCCACGGCCTGCTGCTCGTGGAGCCGGACCACTTCGTGCGAATGGTGCAGGAGATCGGCCTGGCGCAGGCGGACGACCTCATCGCCGCGCTGGCCGAACGCCTGCGCAGTGCGCTGGGCGAAGACGACATCGCGGCGCGCTTCGGCGAACACCAGTTCGCGGTGCTCTCGCGCAACAGCGATCACGTCGGCACCGTCGCGCTCGCCGAGCGCCTGCGCGCGGCCTTCGCCGACCATGTGTTCTCGGTCGGTGCGCGCTCGCTGAGCGCCACCGTCAGCATCGGCGGCGTGCAGATCGGCGAGAAGATCGCCTCGGTCACGCAGGTGCTCGCCAAGGCGAGCCAGGGCGTGCAGTCGTCGGTGGGCGTGGGCGGCAACCGCGCGGAGATCTTCGACCCGGGCGCCGTGGACCGCGCCGAGGAAGAACGCGTGCGCGCATGGGTCGAACGCATCCGCGCCGCGGTCGATGGCGACGGCTTCGTCCTCCACTACCAGCCGGTCATCAGCCTCAACGGCGAGCCGGGCGAAACCTACGAGGCGCTGCTGCGCCTGCGCGGCGCGACCGCGGACGACCTCGTGCCGCCGCAGATGTTCCTGCCCATCGCCGAGGAACACGGCCTGCTGTGGGAAATCGACCGTTGGGTCGTGCGTCGCGCGATCGCGGTCATCGCCGAACGCGCGCGCAAGAACATCGACACCACGCTGCTGGTCAAGATCACGCAGGCCTCGCTGCAGGACGAAACGCTGGCCAAGTTCATCGCCGAGCAACTCGCGGCCCACAAGATCACCGGCGAGCGCCTGGTGCTGCAGTTGCCGGAGTCGAAGGTGTTCACGCACCTCAAGCCGGCGCAGGATTTCCGCGCGTCGGTGAAGCGCCTCGGCTGCCGCGTGGGCCTGGAGCAGTTCGGCACCGGCCTCAACTCCTTCCAGCTGATGCAGCACTTCGAGCCGGCGCTGGTGAAGATCGACCGCGCCTTCATCCAGGACCTCGCGTCCAACCCGGACAACCAGGCGAAGATCCGCGAGATGAGCGAAAAGGCGTCGGCACAGGGGGCGAAGACCATCGCCGAGTTCGTGCAGGACGCGGGGAGCATGACGTTCCTGTTCTCGAGCGGCGTGGACTTCGTGCAGGGTTACTTCCTTGCAGCTGCCGGACCAGAAATGGACTACGACTTCCAGTAA
- the phaR gene encoding polyhydroxyalkanoate synthesis repressor PhaR, translating into MPLRVIKKYPNRRLYDTRISSYITIEDVRQLIVDGEEFEVRDAKSGEDLTRCVLLQIIAEHEQDGEPMLSTQLLSQIIRFYGDSLQGFMGNYLERSMQIFLEQQQQFRQQMSGLIGQAPWTMLNQLTEKNLEMWKDFQQNLVGGMGRTAAPPPREKEKDKTKA; encoded by the coding sequence ATGCCACTCCGCGTCATCAAGAAATATCCGAACCGTCGTCTCTACGACACGCGCATCTCGAGCTACATCACCATCGAAGACGTGCGCCAGCTCATCGTCGATGGCGAGGAGTTCGAAGTCCGCGACGCCAAGTCCGGCGAAGACCTCACGCGCTGCGTGCTGCTGCAGATCATCGCCGAGCACGAACAGGACGGAGAGCCGATGCTCTCCACCCAGTTGCTCAGCCAGATCATCCGTTTCTACGGGGATTCACTGCAGGGCTTCATGGGCAACTACCTGGAGCGCTCGATGCAGATCTTCCTCGAGCAGCAACAGCAGTTCCGCCAGCAGATGAGCGGGCTGATCGGCCAGGCGCCGTGGACGATGCTCAACCAGCTGACCGAGAAGAACCTGGAAATGTGGAAGGATTTCCAGCAGAACCTCGTCGGCGGCATGGGCCGCACGGCCGCGCCGCCGCCGCGCGAGAAGGAAAAGGACAAGACCAAGGCCTGA
- the gluQRS gene encoding tRNA glutamyl-Q(34) synthetase GluQRS, which yields MPTTNLPESPAYRGRFAPSPTGPLHFGSLLAAFGSWLLARHAGGEWWVRVEDLDPPREQAGAADRQLRTLDAFGLHADGPILRQSARDAVYQAALDRLLANGDAFECWCSRTDLAAIGGIHHACVSGPQGGRVPAIRLRIPRGSDVAFDDAIQGRIVQDVGAEIGDIVLRRADGLWAYQLAVVVDDAAQGITDIARGADLLDSTPRQIFLQRALGLPTPRYAHLPLVVDGEGRKLSKSLDAMPVDDANPLPALRAAWRALGQDTRVLGQVDDVPGALAAARTAFVPGLVPARSIALHNTGVAFAT from the coding sequence ATGCCCACGACGAACCTCCCAGAATCACCCGCCTATCGCGGACGTTTCGCCCCCTCTCCGACCGGGCCGCTGCACTTCGGCTCGCTGCTGGCAGCCTTCGGCAGCTGGCTTTTGGCGCGGCACGCGGGCGGTGAGTGGTGGGTGCGCGTGGAGGACCTCGACCCGCCGCGCGAGCAGGCCGGCGCGGCCGATCGACAGCTGCGTACGCTCGACGCCTTCGGCCTGCACGCCGATGGCCCGATCCTGCGGCAGAGCGCGCGCGATGCGGTGTACCAGGCGGCGCTCGATCGCCTGCTCGCCAACGGCGATGCCTTCGAATGCTGGTGCAGCCGCACGGACCTCGCCGCCATCGGCGGCATCCACCATGCGTGCGTCTCGGGCCCGCAGGGAGGCCGCGTCCCGGCGATCCGCCTGCGCATCCCGCGCGGCAGCGACGTCGCGTTCGACGACGCCATCCAGGGCCGCATCGTGCAGGACGTCGGCGCCGAAATCGGCGACATCGTCCTGCGCCGCGCCGACGGCCTGTGGGCCTACCAGCTCGCCGTCGTCGTCGACGATGCCGCGCAAGGCATCACCGACATCGCACGCGGCGCCGACCTGCTGGACTCCACGCCACGCCAGATCTTCCTGCAGCGCGCGCTCGGCCTGCCGACGCCGCGGTACGCGCATTTGCCGCTCGTGGTCGACGGCGAAGGGCGCAAACTCTCGAAATCGCTTGACGCAATGCCCGTCGACGATGCGAATCCGCTCCCTGCCCTGCGCGCCGCATGGCGTGCGCTGGGACAGGACACGCGCGTCCTCGGCCAGGTCGACGACGTTCCCGGTGCGCTCGCCGCAGCACGCACAGCCTTCGTGCCCGGCCTGGTTCCCGCACGGTCCATTGCACTGCACAACACGGGTGTCGCATTCGCGACCTAG